Proteins co-encoded in one Minwuia thermotolerans genomic window:
- the ligA gene encoding NAD-dependent DNA ligase LigA, producing MSDKAPIEAREEHAGLVKQIREHDRRYYQEDAPTVTDAEYDRLRARLEELEAEHPDLVTPDSPTQSVGAAPASGFGKVTHARPMLSLGNAFSEEDVADFIQRVRRFLNLDAETEIALNAEPKIDGLSASLRYEKRRLVTGATRGDGYEGEDVTANIRTVGDIPNELPNGAPDVFEVRGEVYMSKTAFAELNRAQAEAGRQIYANPRNAAAGSLRQIDASVTANRKLAFFAYSWGEVSALPADTQSGVLAALEGWGFTINPLTRICHGIDEIMALYREIEAGRGELDYDIDGVVYKVDRLDWQDRLGYVSRSPRFAIAHKFPAEKAMTVLKGIDIQVGRTGALTPVARLEPVTVGGVVVSNATLHNEDEIARKDVRIGDTVILQRAGDVIPQILGVVEDKRPGDAKPYEFPETCPACGSHAARDVRADGQLDVVRRCTGGLICPAQAVERLKHFVSRNAFDIEGLGTRQIEMFFQEGVIRAPADIFTLPGRNGELKLEEREGFGATSVRNLFAAIEERREIGLDRFLFALGIRHVGQQTARVLATNYLRLDDLLAAARAAAEGPESEAYQELVAIDGIGATVADALAEFAAEPHNREVLDALLAEVRVTDFEAPKRDTAVAGKTVVFTGTLETMTRDEAKARAESLGAKVSGSVSKKTDYVVAGPGAGSKAKKAAELGITTLTEQEWLELIG from the coding sequence ACTGGAGGCGGAGCATCCGGACCTCGTGACCCCGGACAGCCCGACGCAGAGCGTGGGCGCGGCGCCGGCCTCCGGCTTCGGCAAGGTGACGCACGCCCGGCCCATGCTCTCGCTGGGCAACGCCTTTTCCGAAGAGGACGTCGCCGACTTCATCCAGCGCGTGCGCCGGTTTCTCAACCTCGACGCCGAAACGGAAATCGCGCTCAACGCCGAGCCCAAGATCGACGGGCTGTCGGCCTCGCTCCGCTACGAGAAGAGGCGGCTGGTCACCGGCGCAACGCGCGGCGACGGCTATGAGGGCGAGGACGTCACCGCCAATATCCGCACCGTGGGCGACATTCCGAACGAGTTGCCGAACGGCGCGCCGGATGTCTTCGAGGTGCGCGGCGAGGTCTACATGTCGAAGACGGCCTTCGCCGAGCTGAACCGCGCCCAGGCTGAGGCGGGGCGGCAGATCTACGCCAATCCGCGCAATGCGGCGGCCGGCTCGCTCCGCCAGATCGACGCTTCGGTCACGGCGAACCGGAAACTCGCCTTCTTCGCCTATTCCTGGGGGGAGGTCTCGGCCCTGCCCGCCGACACCCAGTCCGGCGTGCTGGCGGCGCTCGAAGGCTGGGGCTTCACCATCAATCCGCTGACGCGCATCTGCCACGGCATCGACGAGATCATGGCGCTCTACCGGGAGATCGAGGCCGGGCGCGGGGAACTCGACTACGACATCGACGGCGTCGTCTACAAGGTCGACCGCCTCGACTGGCAGGACCGGCTCGGCTATGTCAGCCGCAGCCCGCGATTCGCCATCGCCCACAAGTTTCCGGCCGAAAAGGCCATGACGGTGCTGAAGGGCATCGACATCCAGGTTGGCCGAACGGGCGCGCTGACGCCGGTGGCGCGGCTGGAGCCGGTGACCGTCGGCGGTGTCGTGGTCTCCAACGCGACGCTCCACAACGAGGACGAGATCGCCCGCAAGGACGTCCGTATCGGCGACACGGTGATCCTGCAGCGCGCCGGGGACGTGATCCCGCAGATCCTGGGCGTGGTCGAGGACAAGCGGCCCGGGGACGCGAAGCCCTACGAGTTTCCCGAGACCTGCCCGGCCTGCGGCAGCCACGCCGCCCGCGACGTGCGCGCCGACGGCCAGCTCGACGTGGTGCGCCGCTGCACCGGCGGACTGATCTGCCCCGCCCAGGCGGTGGAGCGGCTCAAGCACTTCGTCTCCCGCAACGCCTTCGACATCGAAGGTCTGGGCACGCGGCAGATCGAGATGTTCTTTCAGGAAGGCGTGATCCGAGCCCCTGCGGACATCTTCACCTTGCCCGGGCGCAACGGGGAATTGAAGCTGGAGGAACGCGAGGGCTTCGGCGCGACATCGGTGCGGAACCTGTTCGCCGCCATCGAGGAACGCCGCGAGATCGGCCTGGACCGTTTCCTGTTCGCCCTCGGCATCCGCCATGTGGGCCAGCAGACCGCGCGCGTGCTGGCGACCAACTATCTCAGGCTCGACGACCTTCTGGCGGCTGCAAGGGCGGCGGCGGAAGGACCGGAGTCGGAGGCCTATCAGGAACTGGTCGCCATCGACGGCATCGGCGCGACTGTCGCCGACGCGCTGGCCGAGTTCGCCGCCGAACCGCACAACCGCGAGGTTCTCGACGCGCTGCTGGCGGAAGTGCGGGTCACGGATTTCGAAGCGCCGAAGCGCGACACGGCGGTCGCCGGCAAGACCGTGGTGTTCACCGGTACGCTGGAAACCATGACCCGGGACGAGGCCAAGGCCCGTGCGGAATCGTTGGGGGCAAAGGTTTCCGGCTCGGTCTCGAAGAAGACCGACTACGTCGTCGCCGGCCCCGGGGCCGGCTCCAAGGCGAAGAAGGCCGCCGAACTGGGCATCACGACCCTGACCGAGCAGGAATGGCTGGAACTTATAGGCTAA